AAACTGTATTTCACCAGCAGGGCAAAAATATCGGAAATCCTTTCCCGTTATGATTTGGACGTGGAGGTGATTGATGAAACGAAAATGACATCGAATATTGTGTTTATCGGGAGGAAGAAATGAACTTTGACTTTATTATTATCGGTAGTGGTATCGGCGGGTTGGTCAGCGGGATCATCCTGGCCAAGGAAGGGTATTCGGTCTGTATTCTTGAAAAGAACCACCAGGCCGGTGGCAATCTTCAGACCTTCAAACGCGATGGATATAAGTTCAGTACCGGGTTGCATTATATCGGCAGCATGGATGAGGGGCAAACCCTGCATCGTTTCTTCAAATATCTCGGTATCATCCGGGACCTGAAATTAAAAAAACTGGATATAGAGGGTTACGACCGGATCGTATTCGGAGATGAGGAAACATATTATAACCTTGCCCAGGGGTGGGACCATTTTAAGGATTCATTGACAGGGCAATTCCCGGAAGAGAAAGCAGCCATCGATGGATATGTTGCGACTGTCCAGGAATCTATCAGGAGCATTCCCCTTTATGACCTGGAAAATGCAGATTCTTTCAATCTCGAGCTATCCCGGTTAAATCGCTGTACGATGTCGTATCTTAAAAGCATCACACAGAATCATCGGTTACAGCATGTGCTGGCAGGCGCCAACAGTGTTTACCACGGCGCTGCCCGCCGGACTCCGCTCTATATGCACTCCTGCATACGCAATTCTTTTGTAAGCAGCGCCTGGAAAGTCTCAGGCGGAAGCGATCACCTTACGGACGTCCTGCTCCAGGCCTTTTCAGCCGCAGGCGGGACGATTGTTACTGATGCGCCCGTCACCGGTTTTTCCATGGATAATAATCACATTGACAGCGTTATTTTAAAAGATGGAAGAATATACTATGGCAGGCAATTTATTTCCAACATGCACCCAGCCGCGACCCTGCAACTGACCGGGCTGGAAAAGATCCGCACTGGCTATCGCAAGCGTATTGAAAGCCTTGAAAACACAGCAGGATTTTTCACCCTTTATCTTGTTTTTAAAGAAGACTTTTTCCCCTATCTGAATTACAATCTCTTCCAATATTATCATGACGATTATTTTAATGATGAGCTGCCTGAAGAACGCTGGCCGCATTCATACGTGATCTACATCC
This DNA window, taken from Bacteroidales bacterium, encodes the following:
- a CDS encoding NAD(P)/FAD-dependent oxidoreductase, translating into MNFDFIIIGSGIGGLVSGIILAKEGYSVCILEKNHQAGGNLQTFKRDGYKFSTGLHYIGSMDEGQTLHRFFKYLGIIRDLKLKKLDIEGYDRIVFGDEETYYNLAQGWDHFKDSLTGQFPEEKAAIDGYVATVQESIRSIPLYDLENADSFNLELSRLNRCTMSYLKSITQNHRLQHVLAGANSVYHGAARRTPLYMHSCIRNSFVSSAWKVSGGSDHLTDVLLQAFSAAGGTIVTDAPVTGFSMDNNHIDSVILKDGRIYYGRQFISNMHPAATLQLTGLEKIRTGYRKRIESLENTAGFFTLYLVFKEDFFPYLNYNLFQYYHDDYFNDELPEERWPHSYVIYIPFYDEDQKFTRTASIISFMKNDECRKWDGLAPDQRGQDYYDFRERKAEKLLDAVEKRYPGIRSGIEKYYVSTPLTFKDFTGTPEGSGYGILKDCENPARSIVLPQTKIPNLYFTGQNLNIHGILGTITSAFITCSEFIGFKNLVRKIIHA